Proteins encoded within one genomic window of Cytophagales bacterium:
- a CDS encoding helix-turn-helix domain-containing protein, with amino-acid sequence MQLLPNLVYFAFFQSLFLLTIFTFSRKVRKSVNRYLIVLICVMLLGLSGRVLMYTIEGFQRLYGLSEYATFLFGATVYLFTKSSLSRAHSYSAKDLVHYIPGVIYAIVVSVYFVFAPQELVLARLESGELFKAVVLFMGTGLIVNFSYWLAACKLFLARRKRLNEEASFSIQTGFFQRFLIAVGICLLCWLCIYIIGIVGESWLERTARPFIWLTLGFLILFIAYYTIKEPTLFKVVEHMSTTKYAQSKLTANELDQLEQRLDHLMKEKKPYLNRGLMKADLAEMLGVNKPEIARLLNEKIGMNFFEYVNYFRIREFIEIAKSERANHLTFFGIAQEAGFNSKTTFNKSFKKIMGTSPREYFAQEVG; translated from the coding sequence ATGCAGTTGCTTCCTAATCTGGTTTATTTCGCTTTCTTTCAAAGCTTGTTTCTGCTGACCATATTCACCTTTTCCAGAAAAGTACGAAAATCCGTCAATCGGTACCTGATCGTTCTGATTTGTGTCATGTTGTTGGGACTATCAGGGCGCGTGCTCATGTATACTATTGAAGGATTCCAAAGGCTATATGGGCTCTCGGAATATGCGACGTTTCTTTTTGGAGCCACTGTTTATCTATTCACCAAATCGTCCCTATCCAGGGCTCATTCCTATTCAGCAAAGGATCTGGTTCATTACATTCCCGGAGTGATCTATGCCATCGTAGTTTCGGTCTACTTTGTATTTGCTCCCCAGGAATTAGTGTTAGCTCGTCTGGAGAGTGGCGAGCTATTCAAAGCGGTGGTACTCTTCATGGGCACAGGATTGATTGTCAATTTTTCTTATTGGTTGGCTGCCTGTAAACTGTTCCTGGCTCGAAGAAAGCGACTGAATGAAGAAGCCAGCTTTTCTATACAGACGGGTTTCTTTCAGCGATTTTTAATTGCAGTAGGCATTTGTCTGTTGTGTTGGCTTTGTATCTATATCATTGGCATCGTCGGTGAAAGCTGGTTGGAACGAACTGCGCGTCCATTCATCTGGTTGACGTTGGGGTTCTTGATATTATTCATCGCTTACTACACGATCAAGGAACCAACGCTTTTCAAAGTAGTGGAACACATGTCTACTACTAAATATGCGCAATCGAAATTAACTGCGAATGAACTTGATCAATTGGAGCAACGACTGGACCACTTGATGAAAGAAAAGAAGCCTTACCTCAATCGTGGACTGATGAAAGCCGACCTGGCGGAAATGTTGGGTGTGAATAAGCCCGAAATTGCGCGATTACTCAATGAGAAGATCGGCATGAATTTCTTTGAGTACGTAAATTATTTCCGAATCAGGGAGTTCATAGAAATCGCAAAATCCGAACGAGCAAACCACCTGACATTTTTTGGGATCGCGCAGGAAGCAGGATTCAATTCAAAAACCACCTTTAATAAATCATTCAAGAAAATCATGGGCACCTCACCCCGCGAATACTTCGCTCAGGAAGTAGGGTAG
- a CDS encoding serine hydrolase yields MRYLLLFSVFLLCACSNSDDATPLTEMYFPPNNSSAWETVTPEALGWNEAVIPELEQFIRDTGTRGLIILKNGRIVFESYDGLTLDGINRFGQNNYWYWASAGKTLTSFLIGQAEAQQLLSLDDPSNTYLGQGWSSLNTDQENAISVRHHLTMTTGLDFNVSDPNCTDPECLQFLNAPGDQWFYHNAPYTILDQVIEGASNQSFDDFFEEQLLNKIGMEGFWEYIGFNHIFFSPPRSMARFGLLILAEGSWNGEPILNNETFFQDMINTSQPLNPSYGYLWWLNGKSAFIPPGITNLVSGDISLEAPEEMIAAIGANGQLINIVPSQQLVVIRMGNATDDSLVPFSIQNQLWDILNELIVE; encoded by the coding sequence ATGCGATACTTATTATTATTTTCAGTCTTTTTATTGTGTGCGTGCAGCAATTCCGATGACGCAACGCCCCTTACGGAAATGTACTTCCCTCCAAACAATTCCAGCGCATGGGAAACGGTTACACCGGAGGCCTTGGGGTGGAATGAGGCTGTCATCCCTGAATTAGAACAGTTCATCCGTGATACGGGCACCCGAGGCCTGATCATATTGAAAAACGGCAGAATCGTCTTCGAGTCTTATGATGGACTAACCTTGGATGGAATCAACAGATTTGGGCAAAACAACTACTGGTATTGGGCTTCTGCAGGAAAAACCCTGACATCCTTTCTTATTGGTCAGGCAGAGGCGCAACAATTGCTTTCATTGGATGATCCATCCAATACCTATCTAGGGCAAGGATGGAGTAGCCTGAATACCGATCAAGAAAATGCCATCTCAGTACGTCATCACCTGACCATGACCACCGGATTAGATTTCAACGTATCTGATCCTAATTGTACAGACCCTGAATGCCTGCAATTTCTAAATGCTCCGGGAGATCAGTGGTTCTATCACAATGCACCTTACACCATCCTGGATCAGGTCATCGAAGGTGCCAGTAATCAGTCTTTTGACGATTTCTTTGAAGAACAATTGCTCAATAAAATCGGAATGGAAGGTTTCTGGGAATACATCGGATTCAATCATATCTTCTTCAGTCCTCCAAGAAGCATGGCCCGTTTTGGTTTATTGATCCTCGCTGAAGGAAGTTGGAATGGTGAACCCATTTTGAATAATGAGACCTTCTTTCAGGATATGATCAACACTTCTCAGCCTCTCAATCCCTCCTACGGCTATTTATGGTGGTTGAATGGTAAAAGTGCTTTCATTCCTCCTGGGATCACAAATCTGGTCTCCGGGGATATTTCACTAGAAGCACCTGAAGAGATGATCGCTGCGATCGGTGCCAATGGGCAATTGATCAACATTGTGCCCAGTCAACAATTGGTCGTGATCAGAATGGGAAATGCGACAGATGATTCGCTGGTCCCTTTTAGCATTCAAAACCAGCTTTGGGATATCTTGAATGAGTTGATTGTTGAATGA
- a CDS encoding tetratricopeptide repeat protein yields the protein MFFKCFTTLILVIPIFSCLGQNLKFIRELEQQLDTTSTKDQWEVMSELAMEYASSDSALAWNYYHKAFRDESENLPRKRFTKSITAGFLFHKAGQSDSALYYFESALSTAEQLEDNPLKVKALEHLASVNMRSGNTVESVKQLKEGIVLAEELEDSLSLFGLTANLAIAYQTLTNYDSAIVCYLKGATYCENHPIYDCAMLYNNMGITYQDQGEYEKAESYNYKALKVRSEALDSIGIADSYINIAGVHWYKGQIDSATFYVNRAYDIYLDRQYVRGQSLCLNNLGAVYNYQGKYNAAIDAYEKSISLHKKTLDRENLGVAYFNIAEPYLALKKYQQVLTYLDSALTVAGKVGSKMILRETYNLQSRAYEQMGQIRDAWNSKELYHSYKDSITIESTDRQVAELETKFETEEKERKINEQELQLAQQELKIQRNGWITGSVIVFSLFIIIMVLLQRNRQKLKSKQEMAEQRKRLLEQQIDAVVNSVEKERRRFSEDLHDGFGQYISLIRQKVDQLNVPTPQSKKESIYNESEKLLKEMGNELKNICFNLMPRTLIQQGLDAALNEYLFRINSGRKIATEYIPHGVEGQRFKDVTEINLYRVCQEWTNNIMKYANARKLSVQLVLHEDQINLTIEDDGDGFDKQAINQSTGNGWKNIQSRINLMNGELLVDSTPGIKGTTFIVDVPMVSIGQNQAIREITEA from the coding sequence ATGTTTTTTAAGTGTTTTACAACCTTGATCCTTGTCATTCCTATCTTTTCTTGTCTGGGTCAAAATCTGAAGTTCATCCGTGAATTAGAACAACAACTGGATACCACTTCGACCAAGGATCAATGGGAAGTGATGAGTGAACTTGCCATGGAGTACGCGTCTTCTGATAGTGCATTGGCCTGGAATTATTATCACAAAGCATTTAGAGACGAATCGGAGAATTTGCCTAGAAAACGTTTCACTAAATCAATTACTGCCGGATTCCTTTTCCATAAAGCAGGGCAGTCTGATTCGGCTCTTTATTATTTTGAATCAGCGCTATCGACCGCTGAACAGCTTGAAGATAACCCTTTAAAAGTCAAGGCGCTGGAGCATTTAGCAAGTGTCAATATGCGATCCGGGAATACCGTAGAATCGGTCAAGCAATTAAAGGAGGGCATAGTATTGGCTGAAGAATTAGAAGATTCATTGAGCCTATTCGGCCTTACTGCTAACCTGGCCATTGCCTATCAAACACTTACCAATTACGATTCAGCCATTGTATGCTATCTGAAAGGGGCCACTTATTGTGAAAATCACCCCATCTACGATTGTGCAATGCTTTACAACAACATGGGGATTACTTATCAGGATCAAGGAGAGTATGAAAAAGCCGAGTCGTACAACTATAAGGCCCTTAAAGTACGATCCGAAGCATTGGACTCCATTGGCATCGCCGATAGCTACATCAATATTGCAGGGGTGCATTGGTACAAAGGACAAATTGATAGCGCTACCTTTTATGTCAATCGCGCTTATGATATCTATTTAGACCGACAATACGTCCGCGGGCAATCACTGTGTCTGAACAACCTAGGAGCTGTATACAATTATCAAGGAAAGTATAACGCAGCCATTGACGCTTATGAAAAATCTATTTCGCTGCATAAAAAAACTCTGGATCGGGAAAATCTGGGTGTGGCTTATTTCAACATTGCTGAACCATACCTGGCGCTGAAAAAATACCAGCAGGTATTGACCTATCTTGATTCTGCCCTTACGGTCGCCGGTAAGGTGGGCTCAAAAATGATCTTGCGGGAAACCTACAACCTTCAATCCAGGGCTTATGAACAAATGGGACAGATAAGGGATGCCTGGAATTCCAAGGAGCTTTACCATAGCTACAAAGATTCTATTACCATAGAAAGCACCGACCGTCAAGTAGCAGAATTGGAAACTAAATTCGAGACGGAAGAGAAAGAGCGGAAAATCAATGAGCAGGAATTGCAACTAGCACAACAAGAACTAAAGATCCAGCGAAATGGATGGATCACAGGATCGGTGATTGTTTTCAGTTTATTCATCATCATCATGGTGCTTTTACAACGAAACCGTCAAAAACTTAAGAGTAAGCAAGAAATGGCGGAGCAACGCAAACGGCTACTTGAACAACAAATTGATGCAGTGGTGAATAGTGTTGAAAAAGAAAGAAGAAGGTTTTCTGAAGACCTTCACGACGGATTTGGTCAATACATTTCCTTGATCCGTCAGAAAGTGGACCAACTTAACGTCCCTACCCCACAATCCAAAAAAGAAAGCATTTACAATGAATCTGAAAAACTGCTTAAAGAAATGGGTAACGAATTAAAAAACATCTGTTTCAATTTGATGCCCAGAACCCTGATTCAACAGGGATTGGATGCTGCTTTGAATGAATACTTGTTTCGAATTAATAGTGGAAGGAAAATTGCAACGGAATACATCCCCCATGGGGTGGAAGGTCAAAGATTCAAAGATGTAACCGAAATTAACTTGTACAGGGTCTGTCAGGAATGGACCAACAACATCATGAAATATGCAAACGCTCGAAAATTATCCGTACAACTTGTGCTGCATGAAGACCAAATCAACCTGACTATTGAAGATGATGGCGATGGATTCGACAAGCAGGCAATTAACCAATCCACGGGTAATGGTTGGAAAAATATTCAATCCCGAATCAACCTTATGAATGGGGAGCTTTTGGTAGATTCCACACCTGGCATCAAAGGAACGACGTTCATTGTCGATGTTCCCATGGTTAGCATTGGGCAAAATCAAGCGATCCGTGAAATTACGGAAGCATAA
- a CDS encoding helix-turn-helix transcriptional regulator, with amino-acid sequence MNSFFTSGFLGATSQSFESELFKISVVNYTSKVSEDWHWHEKFHVSSIIRGGNLESRSKKDIQVTSGKVMTYDQGEVHRNRFTAHPSRNLNIELEQRFFSGDVQFSHLSQKDDSMIELYRIYMELVLQEQYSEQAITQSLQSLFWKGHPENPAQWIPKLETILNDRWNEFIALEELSSELRIHPVTISKYFAKQKGITLSNYMRKIKVKKAIDLLMNSSRSITEIALYCGFSDQSHLTRLTNLYVGHTPLEIRSRC; translated from the coding sequence ATGAATTCATTTTTTACTTCCGGGTTTTTAGGCGCAACCTCCCAATCATTTGAATCCGAGTTATTCAAAATATCTGTAGTCAATTACACCAGCAAAGTTTCGGAAGACTGGCATTGGCATGAGAAGTTTCATGTATCATCCATAATTCGAGGAGGAAACCTGGAGTCGAGAAGTAAAAAAGACATACAGGTTACCTCTGGCAAGGTAATGACCTATGATCAAGGTGAAGTTCATCGAAATCGATTCACAGCCCATCCTTCAAGAAACCTAAACATCGAATTAGAACAACGTTTCTTTTCTGGAGATGTGCAATTCTCGCACTTGAGTCAAAAGGATGATTCCATGATCGAACTATATCGAATCTATATGGAATTAGTACTCCAGGAACAATATTCTGAACAAGCCATCACACAATCCTTGCAATCCTTATTTTGGAAAGGACATCCCGAAAATCCAGCGCAATGGATTCCTAAATTAGAAACGATCCTCAATGACCGATGGAATGAATTTATAGCGTTAGAAGAACTCTCTTCTGAATTGCGAATTCACCCTGTAACGATCTCAAAATATTTTGCCAAACAAAAAGGCATCACTTTGTCGAATTACATGCGTAAAATCAAAGTGAAAAAGGCCATTGACTTACTGATGAATTCCTCTAGATCCATCACAGAGATCGCCTTATATTGTGGCTTTTCAGACCAAAGTCATCTAACAAGATTGACTAATCTGTATGT
- a CDS encoding glutaminyl-peptide cyclotransferase produces MKQLTFLVLCSIVFAACENNKQPAERPNTNEVPIINYAHVAEYPHDRTAFTEGLLFHQGQLFESTGASNVPGTRSLFGEFNLATGEIAIKVELDATSYFGEGITFLKDRVYQLTYTSRKGFVYDATTFQLIQEFTIPSKEGWGMTTDGQSLIMSDGTNQLTYLGPDDLQVSKKIKVIEGHYARDDLNELEYVDGYIYANVFTTNEIVKIDPKNGQVVGKLDLTSYTADAKNTFNGSLEMNGIAYHPDRKSFFFTGKMWPKVYEIRLGK; encoded by the coding sequence GTGAAACAACTAACCTTCCTCGTACTCTGCTCAATCGTATTCGCAGCTTGTGAGAATAACAAGCAACCTGCTGAACGCCCAAACACGAATGAAGTGCCAATCATCAATTATGCCCATGTAGCAGAATACCCTCATGATCGAACCGCATTCACCGAAGGATTACTGTTCCACCAGGGCCAGCTCTTTGAAAGCACAGGAGCATCTAATGTGCCGGGGACACGTTCATTATTTGGAGAATTTAATCTGGCAACTGGGGAGATAGCTATCAAAGTTGAGTTAGATGCCACATCGTATTTTGGAGAGGGCATTACATTTTTAAAAGATCGGGTTTATCAGCTGACCTATACTTCGCGTAAAGGATTCGTCTACGATGCTACAACCTTTCAACTCATTCAGGAATTTACGATTCCCAGTAAGGAAGGCTGGGGTATGACAACCGATGGTCAATCACTGATCATGAGCGACGGCACAAACCAATTGACTTATTTAGGTCCTGACGATTTGCAGGTTTCCAAAAAGATCAAAGTCATCGAAGGCCATTATGCGCGAGACGACCTCAATGAATTGGAGTACGTGGATGGGTACATCTATGCCAATGTCTTCACAACCAACGAGATCGTGAAAATTGATCCGAAGAATGGACAGGTAGTCGGAAAACTGGACCTGACTTCCTACACTGCCGATGCTAAAAACACATTCAACGGGTCACTGGAAATGAACGGGATCGCTTATCATCCTGACCGGAAAAGCTTCTTTTTCACTGGAAAGATGTGGCCGAAGGTTTATGAAATTCGATTGGGAAAGTGA
- a CDS encoding response regulator transcription factor — protein MTKEQTTDIIKILLVDDHAIITDGLRSVLNAQEAYEVVGTVNSAEEAIKFLDRASVDLMVSDYSLPGMDGLGLVRYTKKSHPNLKIIILSMHRESHLVKEILKEGILGYVLKDDPAQELLQAIEKAKGGKVYLSDDINKMLIESLHFQQDQKLFSDREREILKLIAQEHSSKQIADILFISERTVESHKRNMMKKAGTNTSIGLVNFGYQNNLI, from the coding sequence ATGACAAAAGAACAGACTACCGATATTATAAAAATCTTACTAGTAGACGATCATGCCATCATTACCGATGGTCTTCGCTCAGTATTGAATGCCCAGGAAGCTTATGAAGTCGTCGGAACTGTTAATTCCGCGGAGGAAGCCATCAAGTTTCTCGATCGAGCATCGGTAGACCTGATGGTTTCCGATTATTCTCTACCGGGCATGGATGGTTTGGGGCTCGTCAGGTATACAAAAAAATCACACCCAAATCTTAAGATAATTATTCTGAGCATGCATCGGGAAAGCCATCTGGTGAAGGAAATTCTGAAGGAAGGCATTTTAGGCTACGTCCTCAAAGACGATCCCGCTCAGGAATTGCTGCAAGCCATCGAAAAAGCAAAAGGAGGTAAGGTTTATCTCAGCGATGATATCAACAAAATGCTAATTGAATCCCTGCATTTTCAGCAAGATCAGAAGTTATTCTCCGACAGGGAACGGGAAATTCTTAAACTCATTGCGCAGGAACATTCCAGCAAACAAATTGCAGATATCTTGTTCATCAGCGAGAGGACCGTAGAATCACACAAACGAAACATGATGAAGAAAGCCGGAACCAACACCTCTATCGGGCTGGTCAATTTTGGTTATCAGAATAACTTGATTTGA
- a CDS encoding mannan-binding lectin: MATFKVNIPAGPIWNDEDAKVKAPLVAAAHQGKWTGVWNTVIENEMSVVEVELNVTNSGSNEFTTDVLAGPIWSNDEAQKVGSVLAASYGAEFTGQWRTIVENVMSVIQIKYKF, encoded by the coding sequence ATGGCAACTTTTAAAGTAAACATCCCTGCAGGTCCTATTTGGAACGATGAGGACGCAAAAGTTAAAGCACCTTTAGTAGCTGCGGCGCATCAAGGTAAATGGACAGGAGTATGGAACACTGTGATCGAAAATGAAATGAGTGTAGTGGAAGTGGAGTTGAATGTGACCAACTCCGGCTCAAATGAATTTACAACTGACGTACTTGCTGGTCCGATTTGGAGCAATGATGAAGCCCAAAAGGTCGGTTCGGTGCTAGCAGCATCTTATGGAGCGGAATTCACAGGTCAATGGAGAACAATCGTTGAGAATGTGATGAGTGTTATTCAGATCAAATACAAGTTCTGA